Proteins from a genomic interval of Chitinophagales bacterium:
- a CDS encoding penicillin acylase family protein — protein sequence MPKKSVQFPILATVERQIFPIFPLPKTNTYFNMKTTVKILTVLLVLLGISGASAYYYIQPTYSGTIPLKNLQEEVEVIYDQHGVPHIYAQNEADAYRALGYAHAKDRLFQMELMRRAATGRLSEMFGKVTIEADRMFRTLGLAEKATEWVAAHFDGSNQAYQTATLAYLDGVNQYLFEGQLPPEFHLLQLPKDSFTLENVYHVSGYMAFGFAQAQKVDPIVTKIKNELGDEYLKDWILDWNPKDQTIPVHIPNSEANTDSIQTSAFHASPKNTATSIAHSVYEILENLPVAPFIGSNAWVVSGSKTASGKVILANDTHIRNSMPATWFEAHIEVPNFSLYGTHLACSPFALVGHNRKVAWGLTMFENDDIDFYREKVNPDNPNQVWFKDHWEDLTVRQEVIKVKDGEDISFEVRTSRHGPIVNDALDNVGNKEKEPIAMWWLFNQISTNILEAGYQMNHSQNMEAFEKGVAMIEAPGLNVMYGDEAGNIAWWAAAKLPKRPDHVHPKMILNGASGEDEILGYYDFEDNPHSINPPSGFVYSANNQPDSVKGELYAGYYVPEDRAKRIVELLRKDDKWTVEKIQAMQNDVTSTVDVQNVQILLDVIADQPVASKSDLHEQVMDTVSSWDGNHSVEAVAPTIYYKWLIYTLKAAFEDELGQKDYRVIANTFLMRRTVPPFLQNDSSIWWNNVATKELIEDRKTIVANAFDKTVQDLEAQLGGNVAEWKWGKVHTISYEHPLGAVKPLDNLFNRGPFPVMGGNETINNMQYVLMENGKYKVLGLPALRFIKDFADGGKTFNINPSGQSGNPMSPFYADQIELYIAGKYRTVLMEKGEIEGEESGRLVLKIAQ from the coding sequence ATGCCGAAAAAGTCGGTACAATTTCCAATTTTGGCAACAGTAGAGCGGCAAATTTTCCCTATCTTCCCCCTACCAAAAACAAACACCTACTTCAATATGAAAACCACCGTCAAAATACTCACCGTCCTACTCGTCCTATTGGGCATCAGCGGAGCATCCGCCTATTATTACATACAGCCCACTTATTCAGGCACAATCCCCCTGAAGAACCTACAAGAAGAAGTTGAAGTCATTTACGACCAACACGGCGTACCGCACATTTACGCTCAAAACGAAGCAGATGCCTACCGAGCATTGGGTTATGCACACGCCAAAGACCGACTCTTTCAGATGGAATTGATGCGGCGAGCAGCCACAGGGCGACTATCCGAAATGTTTGGAAAAGTGACCATTGAAGCCGACCGAATGTTTCGCACTTTGGGCTTGGCGGAGAAGGCAACCGAATGGGTAGCAGCGCATTTTGACGGCAGCAATCAAGCCTATCAAACCGCAACTTTGGCGTATTTGGATGGGGTGAATCAGTATCTTTTTGAAGGACAACTGCCACCCGAATTTCACCTATTGCAGCTTCCCAAAGACTCTTTCACCCTCGAAAACGTCTATCACGTATCGGGTTACATGGCGTTTGGGTTTGCACAAGCGCAGAAAGTCGACCCTATTGTGACCAAAATCAAAAACGAATTGGGCGACGAATACCTCAAAGATTGGATATTGGATTGGAATCCCAAAGACCAAACGATCCCTGTCCACATCCCCAATTCAGAAGCCAATACGGATTCTATACAAACCTCAGCTTTCCATGCTTCTCCAAAAAATACCGCTACTTCCATCGCCCATTCGGTTTATGAAATCTTGGAAAACCTACCCGTTGCGCCCTTCATCGGCAGCAATGCCTGGGTCGTGTCGGGCAGCAAAACCGCATCGGGCAAGGTGATTTTGGCAAACGACACACACATCCGCAACTCGATGCCTGCGACTTGGTTTGAAGCCCACATTGAAGTTCCCAATTTCAGTTTGTACGGCACGCACCTCGCTTGTTCGCCCTTCGCTTTGGTGGGACACAACCGAAAAGTAGCTTGGGGTTTGACCATGTTTGAGAACGACGACATTGATTTTTACCGAGAAAAAGTCAATCCCGACAATCCGAATCAAGTGTGGTTCAAAGACCATTGGGAAGATTTGACGGTGCGGCAGGAAGTCATCAAAGTGAAAGACGGTGAGGACATTAGCTTTGAAGTGCGGACTTCTCGGCATGGACCGATTGTAAACGATGCGCTCGACAATGTGGGGAACAAAGAGAAAGAACCGATTGCGATGTGGTGGTTGTTCAACCAAATCAGCACCAACATATTGGAGGCAGGGTATCAGATGAATCACAGTCAAAATATGGAAGCATTTGAAAAAGGCGTGGCAATGATTGAAGCTCCAGGGCTGAATGTGATGTATGGCGATGAGGCGGGAAACATTGCATGGTGGGCGGCTGCAAAATTGCCGAAACGACCCGACCATGTTCACCCCAAAATGATTTTGAATGGCGCAAGTGGTGAAGATGAAATTTTGGGCTACTACGATTTTGAAGACAATCCGCACAGTATCAATCCCCCTTCGGGTTTTGTGTATTCTGCCAACAATCAACCAGATAGCGTCAAGGGAGAATTGTATGCAGGCTATTATGTGCCAGAGGATCGTGCCAAACGCATTGTAGAACTGCTCCGAAAAGACGACAAATGGACTGTCGAAAAAATACAAGCCATGCAAAATGATGTCACTTCAACGGTGGATGTGCAAAATGTGCAAATACTTTTGGATGTGATTGCAGATCAGCCTGTTGCTTCAAAGTCGGACTTGCACGAACAGGTCATGGATACAGTTAGTTCTTGGGATGGAAATCATTCGGTGGAAGCAGTTGCACCTACGATTTACTACAAATGGTTGATTTATACCTTGAAGGCAGCCTTTGAAGACGAGTTGGGGCAGAAAGATTATCGGGTCATTGCCAATACTTTTTTGATGCGCCGAACGGTTCCGCCTTTCCTTCAAAATGATTCTTCGATTTGGTGGAACAATGTGGCAACAAAAGAACTCATCGAAGACCGAAAAACGATTGTTGCCAATGCTTTTGACAAAACCGTGCAGGATTTAGAAGCGCAGTTGGGCGGCAATGTGGCGGAATGGAAATGGGGTAAAGTCCACACAATCAGCTACGAACATCCTTTGGGGGCTGTGAAACCGCTCGACAACCTCTTCAATCGAGGCCCTTTCCCCGTCATGGGCGGTAATGAAACCATCAACAATATGCAGTATGTCTTGATGGAAAATGGCAAATACAAGGTTTTGGGTTTGCCTGCGCTTCGGTTCATCAAGGATTTTGCGGATGGTGGTAAAACCTTCAATATCAATCCAAGTGGTCAATCGGGTAATCCAATGAGTCCGTTTTATGCCGACCAGATTGAGCTATATATTGCAGGAAAATATCGAACAGTGTTGATGGAGAAAGGGGAAATTGAAGGAGAAGAGAGTGGGCGGTTGGTTTTGAAAATTGCTCAATAG